The Steroidobacteraceae bacterium genomic interval CGCATAGCTCAAGGCCAACCAGCGTCCGGCCTCGAGCTGCGTCAGGTCATCGAGCGCAATCTGGTTGCTGCTCTGCCATTGCCAGGCAGCGAGCGCGGCAGCGCCGCGATCCCGCTGCTGCTGCCAGCCTGGCGGCAGCAGCAATGACCAGGGGCCGGGCCAGCCAGGCAGGGCGGGATAGGTGACGAAGCGCCGGCTCTGCCAGGCTGCCATGATGCTGGCGATACTTTCACGCGGATCGCGCCACAGGAAGACAAATCGCGCCTCGGGCCAGAGCGCATTCAGAAACGGTACACGCAGCGCGTTCTTCGGCGTTTTCTCGAGCAACGATGCTTGCGCCGTCCTGCCGGAGAAATCGACTTCGGCGAGGCGTGCGGCGGCACGCTCGAGCACTGCGCCGCGCACCTGTGCGCTCAGCTCGGCCGCGCTAAGGCGGTTCGAATCGACGCCCGGCGCGCCGGGTCGCAGCGCGGGGTGCGATTCGATCAACCAGTGCGCTTCATCGCCGAAACTGACCAGGTCCGGCGATTGCTGCAGCGTCTCGAACAGCAGCGAACTTCCGGATCGCGGTGCGGCAATTATGAACACCGGCCGCTCGAGCGCGATCCTCACACGCGAGCGTTTGTCCATCGTGGCACTCGCCGTGCGCCGTGGCTGGTACTGCAGGTGCTGCAACACGCGCGCTTCGATGACCTGCATGGCAGCGACGCCATTGGCCCGCATGACCAGATCCGCCAGCCGGATCCTGCTCTGCTCGCGCCATCGTGCCTGCAGCTCGAGCACGGCCTCTCGTTGCAATTCACCGGTCACATGGCGCGCATGGTAGTCGCGCCACTCATCGGCCCAGGCGGCGAGCATCTGCCGTGCGCCGCCAACCCGCTCGGCAGCGGCCTGCGACGATACGGTCAGCTCCGTCGCGAAATCCTCGAGCAAGCGCTGCAATTCCGATACCGGCATCAAAGGCTCGGGTAGCCGCTGCTCGGTGAGCGGCATCAGGTCGAGTAGCGGGTCGAAATCGAGTCTGCGCGGCATGATTTCGTTCCCGGTGCGCTCGCTCACGAATTGCCAGAAACCATGGTGGCCCTGGGTATCGGCGACAAGGTGAATGCGCGCCCGATCGCTGCCGTTCTCGACGCTATGCCGGCGCCAGTTGTCGAATATCCATGCCTCGCCTTCCGCCATATGCACGCTCTGGCCGTCGCAGTGAAAGGCGACCCGCGGATCGGTCACGATGGGAATGTGCACTCGCACGCGGCTGAACCAGTGGTGATTGATGTCTGCGTGCTCGGGCACGACGGCGCCGGGTGCGAGACGCATCAATCGTGAGCGGCTCCAGCGGACGGTCAGGCTGGCGAGCACCTGGCGCATATAGGGCGATGCGCGCAAATGCTCCGTCGGCTGCATGGCGCCGTCGACCTCGTCGTTCTCCTCGCCATCGACGCTGATCAGGCGCACGCAGCTGTTGCCGGTGATCCGGTTCGGATGATCCGCCCAGGCCGCCTCCGGCAGCGCCGCCACCTCCTCGCGCAGGCGCGCCGCGTCAAATCGAAGTGGCAGGCGGTAGAAGGGCTGTGGCAATCGCATCGCGCGTCTCAGGCGGCATCGACGAGCTTGCGAAAATCACCAATCGCCTCGATGGCTGTCTGCATGGCGTCACGTTCGGACGCCGTCAGGTGCGGATTCCACAAGTCGAAGATCAATACCACGCGATCGCTGTCGCTGCGATTCCACGCTTCATGCAGGTAGGTGTCATCGAACAACACCACTTCGCCTTCCCGCCACCGGTAGGTTTGATCGGCGACACGCAGCGCGCACTCAGGCGGCACGATCAGCGCGAGATGACCGACGATGCGGAGGTTGCTCACGCCGCGATGTGGCAGCAGATGCGTACCTCCCGAAAAGACCGAAAACAGCACTTCAGGCGCGTGCTCGCGTATGCGCGCGAGGGGCAGCCGGTCGATGGCCGCGGCGCTCGCCGGACAGGCCTCGAGCGCCGCTTCGCGGCGCAGACCATGGCGATAAAAATAATGTCCATCCCATTGCGGCGCGCGTCCCGCGCCACGCAGGTTCTCGGCCTCGAGCTCGGTCGAGCCGAATACCCGCTCGGCGGTACCGCCTGTCGCCCGCAGTTGATCCAGTTCGGCGCGGATTCGAGGTGCGGCCTCTGCCAGCGCCTGCACCTGTGGGATCGTTGCGCTATCAATGTAGGGCAGGGAGGGCAGGTCAGGAAAATAGAGAAAGCTCGGGTCCTGGCGCGGATCGGCTCGTCGCGGCGGCTCGGCTCCCAGGTACATGGCGAGGCAGCTCGCCACCCGACCGAGCGCGGCGCGCCCGTGGCGCGCGATGAGTGGCTCGAGCAATGCGGCATGCGCCTTCTGCCTCGTCTCGCGCACCGAGCGGACCGCGTCCTCGACGAACGGCGCGAGCCCGTCGGGTGTCGAGGCGCGATTTCGCCATTGCCCCCTGCGCTGCGCATCCTGCAAGGCGCGCGCATACTGGACGGCAGCCGCCGTGTCCTGTCCTTTGAGCGTGAGCAGGCGACCGAGATACAGGCGCGCGAGATAGGCATCGGGCCGCACTCGCACGAGCTCACCGAAAAGTTCGAGCGCCCGCGATTCGTTGCCCTGGCGCCACGCGGCGAATGCGGATGCGATCACGGCGTCAATGATCGGCTCCATCCAGATCGTATTGCCAGCGCTCGAAATAAGGCTGCAGGAGCGGTGCCAGCGGCCTGAGCCAGCGGTCGTAATTTCGCCAGCCGCCGATCGCGCGCTGCGACACCGGTTCGAGCACCTGCGCATAGCTTGGCGTACTGATGTAGCCGCGCCGCTGCGCCTGCGCGGCCGGCAGCGTCATGGCTTCATGCCACGGCAGGGTCAGGAAACCGGCCAGCGCGCGCATGCCGGTGGCGAAGTCGCCCACCAGGTCTTCGTAACGAATTTCGATGACGGACAGTCGATGCAGCGCGGCCTCGCGGTACCAGGCATCGAACGCGCGGCGGTAACCGAGTGCGAGCGTTTGCAGATCCGCGCACATGGCGGCGAATTCCGGCGCCCGGAAATGTTGCATGTAACAGCTGCGCAGGACGTCAAAGGGATGGCGTAACGCAAGAATGATCTGTGCATCGGGAAAAAGCCGCGCTATGGCCGGCAGCCGCAGCAGGTTGAGTGGATTCTTGTCGAGCAGCCGCTGCCCCGGTTCGATGTGGACACGCCTCGCCACCGACTGCCAGTAACGGTCACGAGCACTCGCAAGCAGGCCGGCGCTTGCGCCCGCCTGCGCCTCGGGATAGGCGAGCCCCGCCTCGAGCAACACATCGATTGCATACTGGAGGAAAGGCTGCTCATCCATCGAAACAAGCGCCGGGTGCGCATCGAGTGCCTGCTCCATCAGGGTGGTTCCGGAACGCGGAAAGCCAAGCAGAAAGACCGGGGAGTCCAGGCGCCCAGGCGCATCGTCGTGCCGCCAGGCGGCGATGTCGCCGCCATTGCCGCCACGTCTCGTGATTGGCAACGGATCGCGGCGTCTTTGCACCGCGCGCGGCGCGATGTCGTGCAGATGGTGCACCTGGGCCTTGTGCGCTCGCTCGAGCTGTGCCATCGCCTGTGCATATTGGCCGCTCGCATCGAGCGCCTTGGCGAGCGGATAGGCGAACAGATGCGCACGCGAGGGCTCGCGATTCAAACGCGCTGCGCGCTCGAAACCCTCGACCGCCGCTTCCTTGTCGCCCGCGCGTGCCGCGAGCTGCGCGCCGAGCAGGAGCCCGTCCTCGCTTGTGGCGATTGACGCATCGATAGCGCGTGCGCGCTGCAAGGCATGCCGCGCATCGGCCACCCGGTTGCTGCGCTCGTACAATTGCGCGAGCTTGAGCCATTGGCTGGCCTGCAAGGTCGCCCCATCGGCTTCCATGTTCTTGACGAGTTCGGCAGCGCGCGTTTGTTCGCCGAGGTTCAACAACAGCAAGGCGGCACGCAGCCGCTGTTCGGCAGTCGCGTTGCATGCATCCATGCGTGCCAGCGCGGCGAGCGCGGCATCGCGATCCATCAACTCGTGCCGGGCGCTCGCAAGTGCGAGCGCAATGTCATGATCGTCAGGTTCTTCGGCGTGCGCAGAATCGAGATGCAACAGGGCCGTGGCGAAATCGCCGAGATCGACGTGCAGCAAGGCGAGGTTGTAGCGAAAGCCGACCGAGCGCTCTCCCAGGGCGGTGGCCTGCACGTAGGCGTTCAATGCTTCGCTGTACGCGCCCATGGCGCGCTGCGCCGTGCCGAGGTTGACGAAGTGCCGAGCCTGGTCGGGTTCGCGTGCGCAGAGCCTGTCCAGGGCGGCGATTGCGGCTGGCCAGTCGCCGCTACGGAGCGAATCGATCGCGACACCCTGAAGGGTCGCCGTATCCATGGCGTCGAAAACAAAAGAACCGGACACCGCCTCGCGGCGGTGCCCGGTCCACGCTGGGACGTCTAGAAGTTGTGCTTCAGCGTCAGCCAATACGCCCGACCTATCGTGTCATACGTGGCCACATCCGTATTGGAGTTGATCACGTTGTTCTGATAGAGGATCGGTGGTGTTTTGTCCGTCAGATTGTCGACACCGACACGGACCGTGGTCTTGTCCCTGAACTTGTAACCGACGGTCATGTCCACATAAGTGAAGGACGGAATCTGCAACGCCGGCTGGATGCCCGGCGCACCGTCCGGATCGTCGAGCCGGATCTTGTCGATGTAGCGAGCCGAGAGCAGGGCATCCACCTCGCGCAGCTTCCACCCGAGCGACAACGTGCCGCGATACTTCGCATAGTTGCCGAACTGACGATCGAAGGTGCCGGCAACACGGGTCGTTGCCGCGCCAGGTGCAGGAACATTGTCGAACTTCGTCAGATGGGTTGCATCGAGGCCGACCCGGAAGGCACCCGCGCGCTCGGTTTCGAAACGGTAGGTTATGCCGAAGTCGATGCCGTCCGTCTCGAGTGTGCCGAGATTGACCGAGGGTTGCTTGATCTGGCGGATCGAGCCGTCCTGGAAGCGGACGATCTGGCCGCAGAATTGCGGGTCGCCCGATACGACGCACTGCTGAGCCGCCGTATTCACATCGAGGGCATTGATGACGTTGTCGAGGCTGTACTTCCAGTAATCGATATTGACCGACAGGCCCTTGAGCATGGCGCTTGGCTCGAAGACGAAGCCCAGTGTGAGCACATCGCCCGTCTCGGGCTGAAGATCGGGATTGCCGATCAATATGCCCGTGATCTGCGAGTTGGGCTGCGCGAACGTGCCGTCCTGCGGAACGTTCTGGCAGGCAAGCGCGAGATTCGGGTTCGCCGTGACTTGCGCGGCCGTGAGACCCACGCAGGGATCATTGAAAGTTGGCGCCGTCGCGGACGGTGCACGGAACAGGTCGACGATCGTTGGCGCACGGAACAGCTCCGAATAGGTGCCGCGGATCAGCAGGTCTGCCACCGGCCGGTATTCGAGCTTGGCCATCGAGTTGGTCGTATTGCCGAAGTTCGAATAGTCGGAGTAACGCGTGCCGAGCGTCAGGTTGAGCGCATGCACGCCGGGACGGTCAGCCAGCAAGGGCAGGAAGATCTCCGCATAGAGTTCCGACACGTCGTAGCCGCCGGCCTGGTCACCGCTGCAGGTCTCCTGCGCCAGCAGGCAGGTGTCGAAGTTCGGCGCACTGGCCTGGGTGAGGAAGTCCGTATCGAAGCTCAGTGACTGGTCACGGTACTCCGCGCCAACAGCCAGCTTGGCGGGACCCGCCGGCATGTTGAACACATCGCCATCGAGTCCGGCACGGGCAATCCGTGTCGCGTAGCTGAATTTCTGCGTATAGGCAGCCGAAATCGTCGCCAACGCCGCCGTCTGCGAGGGGTCCGCCAGATTGAACACGTTGACAGGCGTGCAATTGAGGATTGGCGCTGCGGGCGTGCCGCAGACGGCATTGCCGCTGCCGTCGATGAACGACGGGCCGAACGCCTGTGTTGCCGCCGGCGAATACAGGTATCCGGAAGTTGTCGTCTCCTGTTGCGTGCGTCCGTAGCCGATGCCCACTTCCCAGTTCCAGGCGGATTCGCCGAGATCACCCCGCAGGCCGAGGTTGGTCTGGGACGTGTCCGAGCTGAATTCACTGCCGCGATTGCCGAGTGCCAGCAAGCGCCACAACGCATTCGGGTTAAGCGTGCCATTCGCCTGTGGCCCGCCGCCGAAGTCGATGCCGAAGGGGTTATAGACGCTCTGTGCCGAGATCACGATGTTGTCGTTGCGTGAGTCGAACGGCAGCGCGGCGATCTGGAAGCCTGATCGCGTGGTGTTGAACATCGCTTCGGCGTAGAACTGGATGTGCTCGTTGATGTCGTAGTCGGCGAGCGTGAAGATGCTGCCGCGCTCCTGCGGCGTCATCAGCAGGTTGAAGGGCTGGTAGTTGAAGAAGTCCGAGTTATTGCCCGTTGTCACGAAACAGCGATAGTCCGACAGGCTCGAGCCGCTCGTGCCGTCGGCACGCGTCACCGACGTGCAACCGTACTGGTTTGCCAACGGCGAACCGGCATCGAAGAAGATGCGGCCGGTCGGCGTGCGGCTGGAGCCGCCCTCGAAGACCGAGCCATACAGGTACAGCGCGCTGCGGGAGAAGTCACGATCACCCGCGCTGATCGACTCCTGCTTGTTCCAGGTGCCGCCCAGCATGATGTTGCCGCGCTCACTCTCCGTGCCCCAGGTGAGGCTGACCGCCTGGCGCTGGCCATCGCTCTTGCCGGTCTCGCCGAAGTCATAGGACAGCTCGAGGCCGTCCACATGTTTCTTGGTGATGAAGTTCACCACGCCTGCGACGGCGTCCGAACCGTAGACCGCGCCGGCGCCTTCCTTCAGGACCTCGACCCGCTCGATCATGCTGACCGGAATCGTGTTGACGTCGACCGCCGAGGCGCCGGTGTCGGCGACATTGCTGACGAAGCCGAAACGCCGTCCATTTAACAGAACCAGGGTGCGCTCCGGCAGCAGTCCGCGCAGCTCGACGTGCGAGGCACCCGCGCCGCCGCCGTTGTTGGTCGCCGGGTTGACTGCGGCACCCGAGATCGTCGGGATCTGCTGCAGCAGGTCACCGATGGTGGCGACGCCCGCCTGGTCGATGGCCTCGCGGTCCACGGTCAGGACCGGGCTGGCCGATTCGGCGTCGATGCGCCGGATGCGCGATCCGGTGATGACGACTTCCTCCAGGCTGTCTGCGCTGGCCTGGTCCTGCGCAAGCGCAGTGGCCGGCTGGTAGGCCGCTGCCGATGCAGCGGTTGCCAGCGCCAGCTTCATGGTCGATGGAATCGACTGGGTCATTTTCGAGTACTCCTTTGATGTGTCTGCGGGACCAGTCCCACGCCGGCGGGCGTTTCGAGCCTTGCCATGAGAGCGCGCGGGGACTGCGTCGCGTCCAGGTTGCTAGCAGAGTTCATTTAGTCTTTTAATTCAAACGGTTACAGCTCAGCCCCGTCCCGGAAGGCTTCATCCCGTAGCGGCAGCGGCTCGTCCCCGGATTCAGCCCTCGCGAGCCGCCTGAAATCGGCATCTGTGGCGTGAAGCCCACAGGGCGATGCCGAAAATGCCGCGATATGCGCCACAACCTGCCGCTTGACAGCAAAAGCGCGTTAGACTCATCATTGAAACAATCGAGCGCGGCTCGGTGTGAATTGAGGCGAATATCAAGCCATGTGGTCGGCTGCGCAAATGGCCGTCTTCGCCAAGGTCGTCGACCTCAACGGCTTCACTGCGGCCGCGCGTAGCTTCGGCGTTCCAAAAGCAGCCATCAGTCGCGCGGTCGCCGAACTCGAGGCCATGCTTGGCGTCAAGCTGCTCCTGCGCACCACGCGACGCATCGCGCTGACTCCTGCGGGACGCATGCTCTATCCCGCCTGCCGAAGGCTCCTGGACGAGTCCGAAGGCGTTGCACGCGCCGCGGCCGGCCTGCGCGAACATTCCGAGGGCCCCCTGCAGGTGCTGGCCGATGCCGCTTACGGCCGGGTGCTGCTGAGTCCCCTCGTGCCTCGCTTCCTCGAGAAGTTTCCGCGCATCCCGCTGACGGTGTCGCTTGGAACCGTTGCGACCGAGCTGCCCGTTGGCGGCGAGTCCTGGGATGTCCTGGTGCGGGCCGGCGCGACCCTGTCGACCGAGCTCGTTTGCCGCGAGCTCGGCACTCCGCCCATGGTTCTCTGTGCCACCCCTGGCTATCTGCAGAAACACCCGGCACCGACGCGTCCGGAAGAGCTCGCTGGCCACGCGGTTCTTGCAGCCGCCGACACAGGCGGCGAGCTGCGGCTGCAATTGCGCAAAGCCAGTCAACGGGCCGAAGTGCGGCTGCAACCAAAGCTGGCCGTGAACGATCCGGCGCTCATCCATGCCTCGACGGCGGCGGGGCTCGGGGTTGGACTGATGCCCGAATTCCTTTGTCGCCAGGGCCTCGCGACCCACAAGCTCGTCCGGGTGCTGGCCGAATGGCAATTGCCGGCTGGCGAGCCTTACTGCGCCATCTATCCGGTGCGCCTGGCCGCTGATGCCCGCGTGACCGCCCTCGTCGATTTCCTGGCCGCCAATCTCGTGCCGGCCCTGGCCGGCGCCGACTAAGACGCAGTCCTACGATCCGGCGCGGTCGTGGCGCTAGAATGGTTCTTGAGCTGCGCCTTCGCGCAGGGATGC includes:
- a CDS encoding sulfotransferase, translating into MRLPQPFYRLPLRFDAARLREEVAALPEAAWADHPNRITGNSCVRLISVDGEENDEVDGAMQPTEHLRASPYMRQVLASLTVRWSRSRLMRLAPGAVVPEHADINHHWFSRVRVHIPIVTDPRVAFHCDGQSVHMAEGEAWIFDNWRRHSVENGSDRARIHLVADTQGHHGFWQFVSERTGNEIMPRRLDFDPLLDLMPLTEQRLPEPLMPVSELQRLLEDFATELTVSSQAAAERVGGARQMLAAWADEWRDYHARHVTGELQREAVLELQARWREQSRIRLADLVMRANGVAAMQVIEARVLQHLQYQPRRTASATMDKRSRVRIALERPVFIIAAPRSGSSLLFETLQQSPDLVSFGDEAHWLIESHPALRPGAPGVDSNRLSAAELSAQVRGAVLERAAARLAEVDFSGRTAQASLLEKTPKNALRVPFLNALWPEARFVFLWRDPRESIASIMAAWQSRRFVTYPALPGWPGPWSLLLPPGWQQQRDRGAAALAAWQWQSSNQIALDDLTQLEAGRWLALSYADFIADAAGNLRRLCDFLGVAYTQQMRQLLAGDLPLSRYTVSPPRPDKWRVHQSAIEAELPGLQPLWQRLRRL
- a CDS encoding TonB-dependent receptor; translated protein: MTQSIPSTMKLALATAASAAAYQPATALAQDQASADSLEEVVITGSRIRRIDAESASPVLTVDREAIDQAGVATIGDLLQQIPTISGAAVNPATNNGGGAGASHVELRGLLPERTLVLLNGRRFGFVSNVADTGASAVDVNTIPVSMIERVEVLKEGAGAVYGSDAVAGVVNFITKKHVDGLELSYDFGETGKSDGQRQAVSLTWGTESERGNIMLGGTWNKQESISAGDRDFSRSALYLYGSVFEGGSSRTPTGRIFFDAGSPLANQYGCTSVTRADGTSGSSLSDYRCFVTTGNNSDFFNYQPFNLLMTPQERGSIFTLADYDINEHIQFYAEAMFNTTRSGFQIAALPFDSRNDNIVISAQSVYNPFGIDFGGGPQANGTLNPNALWRLLALGNRGSEFSSDTSQTNLGLRGDLGESAWNWEVGIGYGRTQQETTTSGYLYSPAATQAFGPSFIDGSGNAVCGTPAAPILNCTPVNVFNLADPSQTAALATISAAYTQKFSYATRIARAGLDGDVFNMPAGPAKLAVGAEYRDQSLSFDTDFLTQASAPNFDTCLLAQETCSGDQAGGYDVSELYAEIFLPLLADRPGVHALNLTLGTRYSDYSNFGNTTNSMAKLEYRPVADLLIRGTYSELFRAPTIVDLFRAPSATAPTFNDPCVGLTAAQVTANPNLALACQNVPQDGTFAQPNSQITGILIGNPDLQPETGDVLTLGFVFEPSAMLKGLSVNIDYWKYSLDNVINALDVNTAAQQCVVSGDPQFCGQIVRFQDGSIRQIKQPSVNLGTLETDGIDFGITYRFETERAGAFRVGLDATHLTKFDNVPAPGAATTRVAGTFDRQFGNYAKYRGTLSLGWKLREVDALLSARYIDKIRLDDPDGAPGIQPALQIPSFTYVDMTVGYKFRDKTTVRVGVDNLTDKTPPILYQNNVINSNTDVATYDTIGRAYWLTLKHNF
- a CDS encoding LysR family transcriptional regulator, with the translated sequence MAVFAKVVDLNGFTAAARSFGVPKAAISRAVAELEAMLGVKLLLRTTRRIALTPAGRMLYPACRRLLDESEGVARAAAGLREHSEGPLQVLADAAYGRVLLSPLVPRFLEKFPRIPLTVSLGTVATELPVGGESWDVLVRAGATLSTELVCRELGTPPMVLCATPGYLQKHPAPTRPEELAGHAVLAAADTGGELRLQLRKASQRAEVRLQPKLAVNDPALIHASTAAGLGVGLMPEFLCRQGLATHKLVRVLAEWQLPAGEPYCAIYPVRLAADARVTALVDFLAANLVPALAGAD
- a CDS encoding aspartyl/asparaginyl beta-hydroxylase domain-containing protein — translated: MEPIIDAVIASAFAAWRQGNESRALELFGELVRVRPDAYLARLYLGRLLTLKGQDTAAAVQYARALQDAQRRGQWRNRASTPDGLAPFVEDAVRSVRETRQKAHAALLEPLIARHGRAALGRVASCLAMYLGAEPPRRADPRQDPSFLYFPDLPSLPYIDSATIPQVQALAEAAPRIRAELDQLRATGGTAERVFGSTELEAENLRGAGRAPQWDGHYFYRHGLRREAALEACPASAAAIDRLPLARIREHAPEVLFSVFSGGTHLLPHRGVSNLRIVGHLALIVPPECALRVADQTYRWREGEVVLFDDTYLHEAWNRSDSDRVVLIFDLWNPHLTASERDAMQTAIEAIGDFRKLVDAA
- a CDS encoding sulfotransferase encodes the protein MDTATLQGVAIDSLRSGDWPAAIAALDRLCAREPDQARHFVNLGTAQRAMGAYSEALNAYVQATALGERSVGFRYNLALLHVDLGDFATALLHLDSAHAEEPDDHDIALALASARHELMDRDAALAALARMDACNATAEQRLRAALLLLNLGEQTRAAELVKNMEADGATLQASQWLKLAQLYERSNRVADARHALQRARAIDASIATSEDGLLLGAQLAARAGDKEAAVEGFERAARLNREPSRAHLFAYPLAKALDASGQYAQAMAQLERAHKAQVHHLHDIAPRAVQRRRDPLPITRRGGNGGDIAAWRHDDAPGRLDSPVFLLGFPRSGTTLMEQALDAHPALVSMDEQPFLQYAIDVLLEAGLAYPEAQAGASAGLLASARDRYWQSVARRVHIEPGQRLLDKNPLNLLRLPAIARLFPDAQIILALRHPFDVLRSCYMQHFRAPEFAAMCADLQTLALGYRRAFDAWYREAALHRLSVIEIRYEDLVGDFATGMRALAGFLTLPWHEAMTLPAAQAQRRGYISTPSYAQVLEPVSQRAIGGWRNYDRWLRPLAPLLQPYFERWQYDLDGADH